One segment of Panthera leo isolate Ple1 chromosome A3, P.leo_Ple1_pat1.1, whole genome shotgun sequence DNA contains the following:
- the SPAG4 gene encoding sperm-associated antigen 4 protein isoform X4 yields MPVGGYCPASGLGNLRPGPAERVDLPCARPQWRPWAPAEPAGSPVVSEEQFDLLPTLDLRQEMPPPRVSKSFLSLLLRVLSVLLSLVGDVLVIVYREVCSIRFLLTALSLLSLFLAGEGVANPLGPPPWMLWSQTRHIFSCIPQHPEHLQLLTVPFRAPSRLFSPHCPFMPRKPSPLAPPETTPLSPALWWGLLYLVPPLENEPKEMLTLSEYHERVRSQGQQLQQLQAQLDKLHKEVSSVRAANSERVAKLVFQRLNEDFVRKPDYALSSVGASIDLEKTSHDYEDANTAYFWNRFSFWNYARPPTVILEPDVFPGNCWAFEGDQGQVVIRLPGRVQLSDITLQHPPPSVAHTGGANSAPRDFAVYGLQADDETEVFLGKFTFDVEKSEIQTFHLQNDPPTAFPKVKIQILSNWGHPRFTCLYRVRAHGMRTSEGAGDSAMGEPH; encoded by the exons ATGCCGGTTGGGGGGTACTGCCCCGCTTCTGGGCTGGGGAACCTGCGGCCTGGTCCCGCGGAAAGAGTGGACCTGCCTTGCGCAAGGCCCCAATGGCGCCCTTGGGCTCCCGCAGAACCGGCTGGCTCTCCCGTAGTCTCTGAGGAGCAGTTCGACCTTCTCCCGACCCTGGATCTGAGGCAGGAGATGCCTCCACCGCGCGTGTCCAAGAGCTTCTTGA gcctGCTGCTTCGGGTGCTGAGCGTGTTGTTGTCCCTGGTAGGAGACGTGCTGGTCATTGTGTACAG GGAGGTCTGTTCCATCCGCTTCCTGCTCACGGCCCTGTCACTGCTGAGCCTCTTTCTGGCAGGTGAGGGGGTGGCGAATCCCCTGGGGCCCCCGCCCTGGATGCTTTGGAGCCAAACCCGGCACATTTTCTCCTGTATCCCTCAACACCCTGAGCACCTTCAACTGCTCACGGTCCCCTTCAGAGCCCCCTCAAGGCTTTTCTCTCCTCACTGTCCCTTTATGCCAAGGAAACCCTCTCCCTTGGCTCCCCCTGAGACTACCCCTCTTTCCCCAGCACTCTGGTGGGGGCTGCTGTATCTGGTCCCTCCTTTGGAGAAT GAACCTAAGGAGATGCTGACTCTAAG CGAGTATCACGAGCGCGTGCGCTCCCAGgggcagcagctgcagcagctcCAGGCCCAGCTGGATAAACTACACAAGGAGGTGTCCAGCGTTCGCGCAGCCAACAGCGAG AGAGTGGCCAAGCTCGTATTCCAGAGGTTGAATGAAGACTTTGTGAGGAAACCTGACTATGCGCTGAGCTCTGTGG GGGCCTCCATCGACCTAGAGAAGACATCACACGACTATGAGGATGCGAACACTGCCTACTTCTGGAATCGCTTCAGCTTCTGGAACTACGCTCGGCCGCCAACAGTTATCCTGGAG CCAGATGTGTTCCCTGGGAATTGCTGGGCTTTTGAGGGCGACCAGGGTCAGGTGGTAATCCGGCTACCGGGTCGCGTGCAACTGAGTGACATCACCCTGCAGCACCCACCGCCCAGTGTGGCACACACCGGGGGAGCCAACAGCGCCCCCCGCGACTTCGCAGTCTAT GGCCTCCAGGCTGATGATGAGACTGAAGTTTTCTTGGGGAAATTCACCTtcgatgtggagaaatcagagaTTCAGACTTTCCACCTACAG AATGACCCCCCAACTGCCTTTCCCAAGGTGAAGATCCAGATTCTAAGCAACTGGGGCCACCCCCGTTTCACATGCTTGTATCGAGTCCGAGCCCATGGCATGCGAACTTcagagggagcaggggacagTGCCATGGGGGAACCCCATTAA
- the SPAG4 gene encoding sperm-associated antigen 4 protein isoform X2, whose product MRRSPRPGSAASPHKRTPNFYSDNSNSSVSVTSGDSSGHRSAGPGPGEPEGRRARGSSCGEPVLSAGVPGGTTWAGSPRQKPAPRSYKGPTACGAATVRGGASGLLLRVLSVLLSLVGDVLVIVYREVCSIRFLLTALSLLSLFLAGEGVANPLGPPPWMLWSQTRHIFSCIPQHPEHLQLLTVPFRAPSRLFSPHCPFMPRKPSPLAPPETTPLSPALWWGLLYLVPPLENEPKEMLTLSEYHERVRSQGQQLQQLQAQLDKLHKEVSSVRAANSERVAKLVFQRLNEDFVRKPDYALSSVGASIDLEKTSHDYEDANTAYFWNRFSFWNYARPPTVILEPDVFPGNCWAFEGDQGQVVIRLPGRVQLSDITLQHPPPSVAHTGGANSAPRDFAVYGLQADDETEVFLGKFTFDVEKSEIQTFHLQNDPPTAFPKVKIQILSNWGHPRFTCLYRVRAHGMRTSEGAGDSAMGEPH is encoded by the exons ATGCGGCGGAGCCCCCGCCCGGGCTCGGCGGCGTCCCCGCATAAGCGCACGCCCAACTTCTACAGCGACAACAGCAACAGCTCAGTGAGCGTCACCTCGGGGGACAGCAGCGGGCACCGGTCAGCTGGGCCGGGGCCCGGGGAGCCCGAGGGCAGAAGAGCCCGGGGCTCGAGCTGCGGTGAGCCCGTCTTGAGCGCAGGAGTGCCCGGAGGAACCACATGGGCTGGAAGCCCTCGGCAGAAGCCTGCGCCTCGGAGCTACAAAGGGCCGACCGCCTGTGGCGCGGCAACCGTGAGGGGCGGGGCCTCGG gcctGCTGCTTCGGGTGCTGAGCGTGTTGTTGTCCCTGGTAGGAGACGTGCTGGTCATTGTGTACAG GGAGGTCTGTTCCATCCGCTTCCTGCTCACGGCCCTGTCACTGCTGAGCCTCTTTCTGGCAGGTGAGGGGGTGGCGAATCCCCTGGGGCCCCCGCCCTGGATGCTTTGGAGCCAAACCCGGCACATTTTCTCCTGTATCCCTCAACACCCTGAGCACCTTCAACTGCTCACGGTCCCCTTCAGAGCCCCCTCAAGGCTTTTCTCTCCTCACTGTCCCTTTATGCCAAGGAAACCCTCTCCCTTGGCTCCCCCTGAGACTACCCCTCTTTCCCCAGCACTCTGGTGGGGGCTGCTGTATCTGGTCCCTCCTTTGGAGAAT GAACCTAAGGAGATGCTGACTCTAAG CGAGTATCACGAGCGCGTGCGCTCCCAGgggcagcagctgcagcagctcCAGGCCCAGCTGGATAAACTACACAAGGAGGTGTCCAGCGTTCGCGCAGCCAACAGCGAG AGAGTGGCCAAGCTCGTATTCCAGAGGTTGAATGAAGACTTTGTGAGGAAACCTGACTATGCGCTGAGCTCTGTGG GGGCCTCCATCGACCTAGAGAAGACATCACACGACTATGAGGATGCGAACACTGCCTACTTCTGGAATCGCTTCAGCTTCTGGAACTACGCTCGGCCGCCAACAGTTATCCTGGAG CCAGATGTGTTCCCTGGGAATTGCTGGGCTTTTGAGGGCGACCAGGGTCAGGTGGTAATCCGGCTACCGGGTCGCGTGCAACTGAGTGACATCACCCTGCAGCACCCACCGCCCAGTGTGGCACACACCGGGGGAGCCAACAGCGCCCCCCGCGACTTCGCAGTCTAT GGCCTCCAGGCTGATGATGAGACTGAAGTTTTCTTGGGGAAATTCACCTtcgatgtggagaaatcagagaTTCAGACTTTCCACCTACAG AATGACCCCCCAACTGCCTTTCCCAAGGTGAAGATCCAGATTCTAAGCAACTGGGGCCACCCCCGTTTCACATGCTTGTATCGAGTCCGAGCCCATGGCATGCGAACTTcagagggagcaggggacagTGCCATGGGGGAACCCCATTAA